A part of Chlamydia ibidis 10-1398/6 genomic DNA contains:
- a CDS encoding HDIG domain-containing metalloprotein — MKDFGRVYSNCSKYSISSHLRYLIYFGISGSFGLALFAFVYLKVLYIPMYSEGQIAHMSVVSPIDFQVSWNTHTFYSKVSSAPEAFGKVYKITTELDDNEKSADIFCNWFAVTKEFLNTAGFVDVSTYRCLTDLRLHTDAINDGKFLEVQISKDQQQIIRQCILHLEDFLSKNHCPNACKERIISHLRGSKLRVNVDKSLSGYIQGDLLGSRRSENFPRGTIVIQKYQKITAKDVKILRQLRSDLFSSTQLFILRSEIVAFFLMALALFWGYRSLKLFCPELLASSKYFMLYIAILTLSLVGVKTIEVLCALGPHSWVTYLSYPLVLPFTSILLGHLVGIPLAGVSCTFLGILYTLESDIWNNSWFLAINLLSSWMVLFTVNRVMRLASVFWFCMKLWWISLGILSVFRVFGGIGSWHAFQIDCVSSFIYSFATAVGVVALIPVFESFFGACTHNHLLAYLDSDYPLLKRLFEQAPGTYQHSVLVGILAEAAAAAIHADGLFCRVAAQYHDIGKLVNPEFFIENHQMLKQEKVQYSPLEQAKKIIRHIPEGVELAKKAGLPDSFINIIEEHHGTSTILSAYHSHLQENPVTGPLDEPLFRYSGRKPCSKESTIIMIADSFEAAARSLEGTSVAALRELIDKIVLGKMRDGQFAESPVTLDELTTICDVMVKTLYSALHSRIKYPELTYTHGSRLSIAGEVTR, encoded by the coding sequence ATGAAAGATTTCGGACGGGTATATAGTAATTGCTCAAAATATAGCATATCATCTCATCTTCGTTATTTGATTTACTTTGGTATTTCTGGGAGTTTTGGGTTAGCACTGTTTGCATTTGTATATTTAAAAGTACTCTATATTCCCATGTACTCAGAAGGGCAAATTGCGCACATGTCTGTTGTGTCTCCTATAGATTTTCAGGTTAGTTGGAATACACATACTTTCTATAGTAAGGTCTCTTCAGCACCTGAAGCTTTTGGTAAGGTATACAAGATAACCACGGAATTAGATGATAATGAGAAGTCAGCCGATATTTTTTGTAATTGGTTTGCTGTTACTAAAGAATTTTTAAATACTGCTGGGTTCGTAGATGTTTCTACTTATCGTTGCTTGACTGATTTACGTTTGCATACTGATGCAATAAATGACGGCAAGTTTTTAGAAGTGCAGATTTCTAAAGATCAGCAGCAAATAATTCGTCAATGCATCCTTCACCTTGAAGATTTTCTTTCCAAGAATCATTGCCCCAATGCTTGTAAAGAACGGATCATTTCTCACCTTAGGGGATCTAAATTACGAGTCAATGTTGATAAAAGTTTATCAGGATATATTCAAGGAGACTTATTAGGATCTCGGAGATCTGAAAATTTTCCTAGAGGTACTATAGTAATACAAAAATATCAGAAAATCACTGCAAAAGATGTCAAAATTTTAAGGCAATTGCGTTCTGATCTTTTTTCTTCAACTCAATTATTTATACTGAGATCTGAAATAGTCGCTTTTTTCCTCATGGCACTTGCCTTGTTCTGGGGATATCGTTCCCTAAAACTATTTTGTCCAGAGCTCCTTGCTTCTTCCAAATACTTCATGCTGTATATTGCCATCCTTACTTTGTCTTTAGTTGGTGTCAAGACTATTGAGGTGTTGTGCGCTTTGGGGCCTCATAGTTGGGTAACCTATCTCTCTTATCCTTTAGTTTTGCCGTTCACTTCTATTCTTCTAGGCCATTTAGTTGGTATTCCCCTAGCTGGAGTGTCTTGTACGTTTCTTGGTATTCTCTACACTCTAGAATCTGATATTTGGAATAATAGTTGGTTCTTAGCAATAAACTTACTCAGCTCGTGGATGGTGTTGTTTACCGTAAATCGTGTTATGCGCCTTGCTTCTGTATTTTGGTTTTGTATGAAGCTATGGTGGATCTCACTAGGTATTCTTTCTGTATTTCGTGTATTTGGTGGCATCGGTTCTTGGCATGCTTTTCAGATAGATTGTGTTAGTAGTTTCATCTATAGCTTTGCTACTGCTGTTGGTGTTGTGGCACTTATACCAGTTTTTGAATCATTCTTTGGAGCTTGTACTCACAATCACTTGTTAGCCTATCTCGATTCGGATTACCCTCTTTTAAAAAGATTATTTGAGCAAGCCCCAGGTACTTATCAACACTCTGTTTTAGTTGGAATTTTGGCAGAGGCAGCGGCAGCAGCTATTCACGCTGATGGGTTATTCTGTCGTGTTGCTGCTCAGTATCACGACATTGGGAAACTTGTGAATCCTGAGTTTTTTATTGAGAATCATCAAATGTTGAAACAAGAGAAAGTCCAATACTCTCCTCTGGAACAAGCGAAAAAAATTATCAGACACATTCCTGAAGGTGTAGAATTAGCCAAGAAAGCAGGTCTCCCCGATTCTTTTATAAATATTATTGAAGAGCATCACGGAACGTCTACTATTCTTTCTGCTTACCATTCCCATCTCCAGGAGAACCCTGTCACCGGACCTTTAGACGAGCCTTTATTCCGTTATTCGGGAAGAAAACCTTGTTCTAAGGAATCTACTATAATTATGATAGCAGATTCATTCGAGGCTGCTGCCCGTTCTTTAGAGGGGACTAGCGTTGCCGCTTTGCGTGAGCTCATAGACAAGATCGTTCTGGGTAAAATGCGAGATGGTCAATTTGCAGAATCCCCAGTAACCCTAGATGAATTAACTACTATTTGCGATGTTATGGTGAAGACACTTTATAGTGCTCTACATTCACGTATAAAGTACCCAGAGCTTACTTACACACACGGTTCAAGACTGAGTATTGCAGGGGAAGTCACGCGTTAG
- a CDS encoding hydroxymethylbilane synthase: protein MLSACYTDPFLSQFCQGKRPIRIATRNSPLAKAQVYEVATLLRAWYPKLRIELSMIDTRGDKDKTTPIRLVENTNFFTEEVDKLVLTKNCHLAVHSAKDLPEKTQLPILALTRGLDPIDLLVYQEFYLWNPLPKFPRIGSSSSRRAEILKKLFPQAKILDIRGTIEERLELLSNNQYDAVVIAKAALLRLHFHPSCTQELPPPYHPLQGRLAVTAAHHLDAWAAFLAPINQNIS from the coding sequence ATGCTATCCGCCTGTTACACTGACCCCTTTCTTTCACAGTTTTGTCAAGGTAAACGTCCTATACGCATTGCAACTAGGAATTCTCCTTTAGCAAAAGCACAAGTTTATGAAGTCGCGACACTTCTTCGTGCATGGTACCCAAAACTAAGAATTGAGTTATCTATGATAGACACACGAGGAGATAAGGATAAAACCACTCCTATTCGTCTAGTAGAGAATACTAACTTTTTTACAGAAGAAGTAGATAAACTGGTTTTGACAAAAAACTGCCATCTTGCCGTGCATTCTGCGAAGGATCTTCCTGAGAAAACACAGTTACCGATTCTTGCGTTAACAAGGGGTCTAGACCCTATCGACCTTTTAGTATACCAAGAATTTTATCTTTGGAATCCCCTCCCGAAATTCCCCCGAATTGGTAGCTCGTCATCACGACGTGCCGAAATATTAAAAAAACTATTTCCTCAAGCAAAAATTTTAGATATTCGAGGCACCATTGAAGAACGATTAGAGTTATTAAGTAATAATCAATATGATGCGGTTGTTATAGCAAAAGCAGCTCTTTTGCGACTTCATTTTCATCCCTCCTGCACCCAAGAGCTTCCCCCACCGTATCACCCACTACAAGGTCGTCTTGCCGTTACAGCTGCTCATCACTTAGATGCATGGGCAGCGTTCTTAGCTCCGATTAATCAAAATATTTCTTAA
- the radA gene encoding DNA repair protein RadA, whose amino-acid sequence MTTKAKTHWICNTCGTNTVKWLGQCPGCLAWNTLVEERIPSISSSQNLPCSVGAISLSSVKLTDEERLSIGSPGWDRILGGGAVRGSLTLLGGEPGVGKSTLILQTSNKFSQHGYKVLYICGEESVTQTSLRAKRLNISSDSIYLFPETNLENIKQQITLLSPDVLIIDSIQILFTPDLSSAPGSVAQVREVCAELMRIAKQSQITTFVIGHVTKSGEIAGPRVLEHLVDTVLYFEGNSHTNYRMIRSVKNRFGPTNELLILSMHSDGLKEVANPSGFFLHEKTTSTTGSVIVPMIEGSETFLVEIQALVSSSPFSNPIRKTSGFDPNRFSLLLAVLEKRAQVKLCTSDVFVSIAGGLKITEPAVDLGVALSVVSSLYNRFPLENYTFCGEIGLGGEIRHVTYLERRLKETFLMGFQGAIIPKGQIPGLSVDIKERLDIKGVETIKDAIRLLH is encoded by the coding sequence ATGACAACGAAAGCAAAAACACATTGGATATGTAATACCTGCGGTACAAATACAGTCAAATGGCTTGGCCAATGTCCAGGTTGTTTAGCGTGGAATACCTTGGTTGAAGAACGCATTCCCTCAATTTCGAGCTCTCAAAATCTACCTTGTTCAGTAGGAGCTATTTCACTCAGCTCTGTGAAACTCACAGATGAAGAACGCTTATCCATAGGTTCTCCTGGTTGGGACCGTATATTAGGTGGTGGTGCTGTCCGTGGAAGTTTAACATTACTTGGTGGTGAGCCTGGAGTTGGGAAATCGACACTTATTTTGCAAACCTCGAATAAATTTTCCCAACATGGGTACAAAGTTCTCTATATTTGCGGAGAGGAATCAGTAACACAGACATCTTTAAGAGCAAAACGATTAAATATATCTAGCGACTCCATTTATCTTTTTCCAGAGACAAATCTTGAGAATATCAAGCAGCAAATAACCCTTCTATCTCCTGATGTTCTGATTATTGATTCCATACAAATTCTCTTTACTCCAGATTTGAGCTCAGCACCAGGCTCCGTTGCACAAGTTCGCGAAGTCTGCGCAGAATTAATGCGTATTGCCAAACAGTCACAAATTACTACATTTGTTATCGGCCACGTCACAAAATCTGGAGAAATTGCGGGTCCCAGAGTGCTCGAACATTTAGTAGATACGGTTTTGTATTTTGAGGGGAATTCGCATACCAACTATAGAATGATTCGTTCTGTAAAAAACCGTTTTGGTCCTACAAATGAGTTGCTTATTCTGTCGATGCATTCTGATGGTTTGAAAGAAGTAGCTAATCCTTCTGGCTTTTTCCTACATGAAAAAACTACATCTACTACAGGCTCCGTAATTGTTCCTATGATTGAAGGGTCTGAAACATTTTTAGTAGAAATTCAAGCTCTAGTTTCATCTTCACCATTTTCAAACCCTATCAGGAAAACGTCAGGTTTTGATCCCAATCGTTTTTCTCTACTCTTAGCTGTTTTAGAGAAACGCGCACAAGTAAAATTGTGTACTTCTGACGTCTTTGTTTCTATAGCAGGTGGATTAAAAATTACTGAACCTGCAGTAGATCTAGGTGTGGCACTATCTGTTGTTTCTTCTTTGTATAATCGTTTTCCCTTAGAAAATTATACTTTCTGTGGAGAAATTGGCCTTGGCGGAGAAATTCGTCACGTCACTTACTTGGAACGTCGGCTGAAAGAAACATTTTTGATGGGATTCCAAGGTGCTATAATTCCAAAAGGACAAATCCCTGGGCTTTCCGTAGATATAAAAGAACGCCTAGATATCAAAGGAGTAGAAACAATAAAAGATGCTATCCGCCTGTTACACTGA
- the rnc gene encoding ribonuclease III: MNNLINIKEVETKLNFTFTQPKLLITALTHPSFRNESVTLTEDSERLEFLGDAVLCLIVTEHLFLLFPSMDEGTLSTARSALINANSCCQYTDTLGLGKYLLTGKGEKIQSERGKTSAYANLFEAILGAIYLDGGLSPARQLTVPLLPSKKNILPLMLGNPKNRLQQFTQKHLRILPEYKCEPRTLEQGQPGYHVRVLVQNEVWGEGFALSKKEAEKLAAEQALSEHDNESKNTLDM; this comes from the coding sequence ATGAATAATCTAATCAACATTAAAGAAGTTGAGACTAAATTAAATTTTACGTTTACTCAACCTAAATTGTTAATTACGGCTCTTACACACCCCTCTTTTAGAAATGAGTCCGTAACGCTTACTGAAGATAGCGAACGTCTGGAATTCTTAGGAGACGCCGTGTTATGTTTAATCGTAACAGAACACTTATTCCTCCTGTTTCCCTCTATGGACGAAGGTACATTATCCACAGCACGTTCGGCATTGATCAATGCAAATTCTTGCTGCCAGTACACTGATACCTTAGGGTTAGGGAAGTACCTATTAACTGGAAAAGGAGAGAAAATTCAAAGCGAACGAGGGAAAACTTCCGCCTACGCAAATTTATTTGAAGCAATCTTGGGGGCTATCTATCTTGACGGGGGGTTATCACCAGCTAGGCAATTGACAGTCCCCTTACTACCTTCGAAAAAAAACATACTTCCCCTCATGCTAGGAAATCCGAAAAATCGCTTACAACAGTTCACACAGAAACATTTACGTATACTTCCTGAATATAAGTGTGAACCACGGACTTTAGAACAGGGGCAACCAGGGTATCATGTTCGGGTTCTTGTCCAAAATGAAGTATGGGGAGAAGGATTTGCTCTATCTAAAAAAGAAGCAGAAAAATTAGCAGCAGAACAAGCTCTTAGTGAACATGACAACGAAAGCAAAAACACATTGGATATGTAA
- a CDS encoding DUF5070 domain-containing protein, with the protein MRFVLHLEHQRHFQNQGSILFEDLVSKQDCRSLESQMKDFLKRVSKNPTDVRWRENIFRSLPSVVSVVKKQRLLNYAADLVHRPRLSLVRDFWIFSGELVPTWEEDCQLFLCLSGGNCGQGVFFRDEYPASLLSLNEGETGLLLGFSSTGLPIY; encoded by the coding sequence ATGAGGTTCGTTCTTCATCTAGAACACCAACGTCATTTCCAGAATCAAGGTAGTATATTGTTTGAGGATTTGGTTTCCAAACAGGATTGCCGTAGTTTAGAATCACAGATGAAGGATTTTCTGAAAAGAGTATCTAAAAATCCTACAGATGTGCGTTGGCGAGAGAATATCTTCCGCTCTTTGCCTTCTGTGGTTTCTGTTGTGAAAAAACAGAGATTATTGAATTACGCTGCTGATTTAGTTCATCGTCCTAGATTATCTTTGGTTAGGGATTTCTGGATTTTTTCTGGTGAGCTTGTCCCGACTTGGGAAGAAGATTGTCAGTTATTCCTGTGTTTGTCTGGAGGAAATTGCGGCCAAGGTGTTTTCTTTAGAGACGAGTATCCTGCAAGCCTACTTTCTTTGAATGAGGGAGAAACAGGGCTGCTTCTTGGATTTTCTTCAACCGGTCTTCCTATTTACTAA
- a CDS encoding phospho-sugar mutase: MDQMKKKIKSLYSSTTATNIIEWLSRDCTRDDHSTILELLENDPKRLEDLFSKTLVFGTGGLRSIMGIGTNRMNSFTVKRVTQGLAEVLHKHNPHPGDNIRVIIGYDTRNNSYAFAQDVAKVLAGNHIEAFLFSRAEPLALVSFAVRSHSALAGIMITASHNPPEYNGYKVYMRSGGQVLPPLDREIVEQSVSVNEILSVDSLKNKYIHFLGEECEQSYRDVVCALQLCPEDNRLSGRGIKVSYSPLHGTGVSLIPHVLKDWGFSQVYLVEQQSIPDGNFPTVVLPNPEDPQALTLGIKQMMEKRHDLFIATDPDADRIGVVSREENGFYIFNGNQIACLLADHILSCRSKKHPLDKQHKVVKSLVTTEMLTKITEHYGADIVNVGTGFKYIGEKIESWRNTQYHYIFGAEESHGYLYGTHVEDKDGISSSALVAEAALQCKLRGDTLRGALLDLYERHGYFINKTESLSLNLSTSSLSIQDWITSLENQDNRKLYCQGRILQRFENYRIGRGFNLETHESYDLTLPKLSMLCYRFSEGGRIIVRPSGTEPKVKLYFEIVKHYPTRVQDRSEQVMRERESYEILGEFISSFKDYIQGV, translated from the coding sequence ATGGACCAAATGAAGAAGAAAATAAAATCTTTGTATAGTTCTACTACTGCGACAAATATTATCGAATGGTTATCAAGAGACTGTACTAGAGATGATCACAGTACTATTTTAGAGCTACTCGAGAATGACCCAAAGCGCCTTGAAGACCTATTTAGTAAGACTTTGGTTTTTGGTACTGGTGGATTGCGTAGTATAATGGGAATCGGTACCAATAGAATGAATAGTTTTACTGTTAAACGGGTGACGCAAGGGTTAGCCGAAGTTTTGCATAAACATAACCCCCATCCTGGTGACAATATTCGTGTTATTATTGGTTATGATACGAGAAACAACTCTTATGCGTTTGCTCAAGATGTTGCTAAGGTGCTCGCTGGTAATCATATTGAAGCTTTTCTATTTAGTAGAGCTGAGCCTTTGGCATTAGTCTCATTTGCTGTTAGATCTCATAGTGCTTTGGCTGGAATTATGATCACAGCATCGCATAATCCTCCGGAGTACAATGGTTATAAAGTATATATGAGATCAGGAGGGCAAGTACTTCCTCCTTTAGATAGAGAGATTGTAGAGCAATCAGTTTCTGTTAATGAAATCTTGTCTGTAGATTCTTTGAAAAATAAATACATCCATTTTCTTGGAGAAGAATGTGAACAATCGTATCGCGATGTTGTGTGTGCTTTACAATTATGTCCAGAAGATAATCGGTTGTCTGGGAGAGGAATAAAAGTAAGTTATTCTCCACTGCATGGTACAGGCGTTAGTTTAATTCCCCATGTTTTAAAAGACTGGGGATTTTCTCAAGTTTATCTAGTTGAGCAGCAATCTATACCTGATGGAAATTTTCCTACTGTTGTTCTCCCCAATCCTGAAGATCCTCAAGCTTTAACCCTAGGAATAAAGCAAATGATGGAGAAAAGACATGATCTCTTTATTGCTACTGATCCGGACGCTGATCGCATAGGAGTTGTCTCTAGAGAAGAAAATGGGTTTTATATTTTTAATGGCAACCAAATAGCTTGTTTACTCGCAGATCATATACTTAGCTGCCGATCTAAAAAACATCCCCTAGACAAACAACATAAAGTAGTTAAAAGTCTAGTAACTACTGAAATGTTAACAAAAATAACCGAACATTATGGTGCGGACATTGTTAATGTTGGTACAGGATTTAAATACATTGGAGAGAAGATAGAGTCTTGGAGAAACACTCAATATCATTATATTTTTGGAGCTGAAGAATCTCATGGATATCTCTATGGTACTCATGTAGAAGACAAAGATGGGATAAGTTCTTCAGCACTTGTTGCGGAAGCTGCATTACAGTGCAAATTGAGGGGAGATACATTGAGAGGTGCTCTTCTTGATCTTTATGAAAGGCATGGATATTTCATAAACAAAACAGAATCTTTGTCGTTAAATCTATCGACATCAAGCCTGTCAATTCAAGATTGGATAACTTCTCTAGAAAACCAAGATAATCGTAAATTATATTGTCAGGGGAGGATATTGCAAAGGTTTGAGAATTACCGTATAGGGAGGGGATTTAATCTTGAAACACACGAATCCTATGACCTAACTTTGCCCAAACTCTCCATGCTTTGTTATCGCTTCTCAGAAGGTGGCAGAATAATAGTGCGTCCTTCGGGTACAGAGCCTAAGGTTAAACTTTATTTCGAAATAGTAAAGCATTATCCAACGCGCGTGCAAGATAGGAGTGAGCAAGTCATGAGAGAAAGAGAGAGCTATGAGATTTTAGGCGAATTTATTTCCAGTTTTAAAGATTACATCCAGGGAGTGTAA
- a CDS encoding superoxide dismutase, whose translation MNFAPYTLPELPYAYDALEPIISADIMRLHHQKHHQTYINNLNDALKKLDAVSAQQSLTGLISLEPVIRFNGGGHINHSLFWEMLAPVDQGGGKPPKHELLKLIEKYWGTFDNFLKEYIAFAAPLPGSGWAWLAYCPKLKTLSLQATANQDPLEATTGKVPLLGIDLWEHAYYLQYKNVRMDYLKAIPQIINWSYIEKRFSEIASV comes from the coding sequence ATGAATTTTGCCCCCTATACTCTGCCTGAATTGCCATATGCTTATGATGCTTTGGAACCTATAATTAGTGCAGATATCATGCGGTTACATCACCAAAAGCATCATCAGACTTATATAAATAATTTGAATGATGCGTTAAAAAAACTTGATGCTGTTTCAGCACAACAGAGCCTTACGGGTTTGATATCTCTAGAACCGGTGATTAGATTTAATGGTGGTGGGCATATTAATCATTCTTTGTTTTGGGAAATGCTTGCTCCGGTAGACCAAGGAGGGGGTAAACCTCCAAAACACGAGCTTTTGAAACTTATTGAGAAGTACTGGGGTACGTTCGACAATTTCCTAAAGGAATATATTGCTTTTGCCGCCCCACTTCCCGGGTCCGGTTGGGCATGGTTAGCTTATTGCCCTAAGTTAAAAACTTTAAGTTTGCAAGCGACGGCTAATCAGGATCCTTTAGAAGCAACAACCGGAAAGGTTCCTCTTTTAGGTATTGACCTTTGGGAGCACGCGTATTATCTCCAATACAAAAATGTAAGAATGGACTATTTAAAAGCTATCCCTCAAATAATTAATTGGTCTTATATTGAAAAAAGATTTTCAGAAATTGCTTCGGTTTAG
- the accD gene encoding acetyl-CoA carboxylase, carboxyltransferase subunit beta, whose protein sequence is MRLFSYDKPKIKVQKIKADGFSGWLKCTHCHEMIHANELGQNFNCCPKCSYHYRITAGERIKLLADQGSWCPLYTNLKSQDPLKFVDTDTYVNRLAKARKDNQESEGVHVGICTLGGYPIALGVMDFSFMAGSMGAVVGEKLTRLIEKAITSRLPVIIVCASGGARMQESVFSLMQMAKTSAALAKLHEAGLPYISVLTNPTSGGVTASFASLGDVIIAEPKALICFAGPRVVAQVIGEDLPEGAQKSEFLLEHGMIDKVVERKQLKSTLQSLLDYFSSQEYTGGQDKSRKDLSKTIKEIFLLTDDGE, encoded by the coding sequence GTGCGTTTATTTTCTTACGATAAACCTAAGATAAAGGTGCAAAAAATAAAGGCTGATGGTTTTAGTGGTTGGTTAAAATGTACTCATTGTCATGAGATGATTCATGCTAATGAGCTGGGGCAGAACTTCAACTGTTGTCCTAAGTGTTCTTATCACTATAGGATTACAGCCGGTGAAAGGATAAAATTGCTCGCTGATCAGGGTTCTTGGTGTCCTTTATATACGAATTTGAAGTCGCAAGACCCTCTCAAATTCGTAGACACAGACACCTACGTCAACCGTCTCGCTAAAGCGAGAAAAGATAATCAGGAGAGTGAAGGAGTCCATGTTGGTATCTGTACTTTAGGCGGGTACCCTATTGCGCTTGGTGTCATGGACTTCAGCTTTATGGCAGGTTCTATGGGTGCTGTCGTAGGAGAAAAACTCACAAGATTGATTGAAAAAGCCATAACTTCTCGTTTGCCAGTGATTATTGTCTGTGCTTCTGGTGGAGCTCGGATGCAAGAATCGGTTTTCTCGTTAATGCAAATGGCTAAAACTTCTGCTGCTCTAGCCAAGTTACATGAAGCAGGTCTGCCTTATATTTCTGTTTTAACAAACCCCACGTCTGGCGGTGTTACTGCTTCGTTTGCTTCTTTAGGAGATGTCATTATTGCTGAACCCAAGGCTTTGATTTGTTTCGCTGGTCCTCGTGTAGTCGCCCAAGTGATTGGAGAAGACCTACCTGAAGGAGCTCAAAAGTCGGAGTTTCTTTTGGAGCATGGTATGATCGATAAGGTAGTAGAAAGAAAGCAGTTAAAGAGTACTCTGCAGAGTTTACTTGATTACTTTTCTTCTCAGGAATACACTGGCGGCCAAGATAAGTCTCGTAAGGATTTATCCAAGACAATCAAAGAAATTTTTTTATTGACAGATGACGGTGAATGA
- the dut gene encoding dUTP diphosphatase, with protein sequence MLVPCELEPGVDLPEYATSGASGADLRANIVEPLAILPGKRVLVPTGIKMQIPQGFEVQVRPRSGLALKHGIVVVNSPGTVDADYRGEICIILANFGDQTFIVEPKMRVAQAVVVPVIQAEFVRVTELEATCRGSQGFGHTGEK encoded by the coding sequence ATGTTAGTGCCTTGTGAATTAGAGCCTGGTGTAGATCTCCCTGAGTATGCCACTTCCGGTGCTTCTGGTGCGGACTTGCGAGCTAATATTGTCGAACCTCTGGCTATTCTGCCTGGGAAAAGGGTTCTGGTTCCGACAGGTATCAAAATGCAGATTCCTCAGGGGTTTGAAGTTCAAGTCCGTCCTCGTAGTGGTTTGGCTCTAAAACATGGGATTGTCGTTGTAAATTCTCCAGGAACTGTAGATGCAGATTATCGTGGAGAGATTTGTATTATATTAGCGAATTTTGGTGACCAGACCTTTATTGTTGAACCGAAGATGCGTGTTGCACAAGCTGTAGTTGTTCCCGTCATTCAGGCAGAGTTTGTTCGGGTAACTGAATTAGAAGCTACTTGTCGTGGGAGTCAAGGGTTTGGGCACACTGGAGAGAAGTGA
- a CDS encoding PTS sugar transporter subunit IIA — protein sequence MSSCCEHRQDFSLRSLISSELIMFLDKNSRNEILRDLTDLADSNGVLENKADFFEALVRRESLMSTGIGMGVAIPHGKLESCSSFFLVIGIHHRGILWDAIDGALVRLVFLIGGPSDAQGDYLRLLSNLTLFLRDDEHRHRLLQARTIEEVMNVFVEV from the coding sequence ATGTCTTCCTGTTGTGAACATCGTCAAGATTTCTCCCTTCGTTCTCTCATATCTTCAGAATTGATTATGTTCCTTGATAAAAACTCTAGGAATGAAATTTTGCGAGATCTTACTGATCTTGCTGATTCTAACGGGGTTTTGGAAAATAAAGCTGATTTCTTTGAAGCTCTGGTGCGACGCGAAAGTCTCATGTCTACTGGTATTGGCATGGGAGTGGCGATACCTCACGGAAAGTTAGAAAGTTGTTCTAGCTTTTTTTTGGTTATTGGTATTCATCACAGGGGTATTCTTTGGGATGCAATTGATGGTGCGTTAGTGCGCTTGGTTTTTTTAATAGGCGGTCCTAGCGATGCTCAGGGTGACTATCTGAGACTGTTGTCTAATCTTACTCTTTTCTTAAGAGATGATGAGCATCGTCATAGGTTGTTGCAAGCGCGAACTATTGAAGAAGTAATGAATGTATTTGTGGAAGTGTAG
- a CDS encoding PTS sugar transporter subunit IIA produces the protein MDLRLEELASLLDVSENTVREWLDSGAIPSYSMNNEQRFNREEIEDWLLHNQGFVAKYREHEHQGFKDLSLKYSLYKAIYRGGVIRDVVVHTKEEALRYASSYIADKFDLDASVLYEMLTYRESLMSTGIGEGIALPHAKDFLINSYYDVVVPMFLNESIDYGALDGKPVSVLFFLFACEDKNHLHLINKIVHLGMSLEARKFLRSYPEKDQLLAYIKNWEFHTH, from the coding sequence ATGGATTTACGATTAGAAGAATTAGCTTCTCTGTTGGATGTTTCCGAAAATACAGTGCGTGAATGGTTAGATAGTGGTGCTATCCCTAGTTATTCAATGAATAATGAACAGCGATTTAACAGAGAAGAAATCGAAGATTGGCTTCTTCATAACCAGGGATTCGTCGCCAAATACAGGGAACACGAACACCAGGGTTTTAAGGACCTTTCATTAAAGTATAGTTTATATAAGGCGATCTATCGTGGCGGTGTGATTCGCGATGTTGTTGTGCATACGAAAGAAGAAGCTCTGCGCTATGCCTCTTCGTATATTGCTGATAAGTTTGATTTGGATGCTAGCGTCTTATACGAAATGCTAACTTATCGTGAAAGTTTAATGTCCACAGGCATAGGGGAGGGGATTGCTTTGCCTCATGCTAAAGATTTTCTTATTAATTCTTACTATGATGTCGTTGTCCCTATGTTTCTTAACGAGAGCATAGACTATGGAGCCCTTGACGGCAAACCTGTAAGTGTTCTTTTCTTCCTTTTCGCATGTGAAGACAAGAATCACTTGCATTTGATCAATAAGATTGTGCATTTAGGCATGTCTCTAGAGGCACGTAAGTTTTTGAGAAGTTATCCAGAAAAGGACCAATTACTTGCATATATTAAAAATTGGGAATTCCATACACACTAA